CTCCGGACCCACGACGTCGAGAACCTCCATATCGCCTCCAGCAGCGTGTTCGTCACCGGCGGCGCGATGAACCCCACGCTCACCATCGCCGCGCTCGCGCTGAAGGCGGCCGATCACGTCGACCGGGCGCTGTGATCGGCCCGGACGATCGTCGGTCGGGGGGAGAGCGGTGTCGGGCTTCGTGACAGCGAATCCGGGGTTGCGATGGCAGGCCGGAAGGTAAAAGCGGCGCGAGTATAGCTATCCTTCAATGAGTGACGCGGCCGCCGACGAGGGCGACGTCTCGACCGAACTCGATCGCAACATCGGCCTCGTAGGGGCGCTCGCGATCGGGATCGGGACGATGATCGCGGCGGGCATCTTCGTGCTCTCGGGGCTCGCCGTCTCGAACGTCGGCACGGTCGCCATCGTCTCGTTCGTGATCGCCGCGCTGATCGCCGCGCTCACCGCGGCGGCCTACGCCGAGTTCTCCTCGATCTACTTCGAGAGCGGCGGCGGGTACATGTACGTTTCCGAGACGTTCGACGCCGACTGGACGTACATCATGGGCTGGACGATGATCGTCGGCTACCCGGCGAGCGCCGCCTTCTATCTCGCTTCCTTCTCGGACTGGTTCTACCGGTTCATCTACCCCCTCATCGGCATCCCGCAGTCGGTGCCGTTCTGGATACCGGGGATCGCGGTGCTCGGCCTGCTGGTCTACATCAACAGCCAGGGCAGCGAGGAGTCGAGCCAGTTCCAGATCGCCGTCACGGCGGCGAAAATCCTACTGCTGGCGCTGTTCCTCTACGGCGGGCTGCAGGCGTTCAGCGCGGACGTGGTGGTGGACTCCTTTTACGAGAACATCGGAAGCTTCGTCGAGATCGCCTCGACGGGCGCGCTGGTGTTCATCACGTTCATCGGGTTCTCCGCGATCGCCACCAACGCCGACGAGATCAAGGATCCCGGCGACACCATCCCCAAGGCCATCTACATCTCGATGGGCTTCGTGACCTTCCTCTACGCGCTCGTGGTCCTGGTGATCGTGATCGGCATCAACGACCAGCAGTTCCTCTCCTTCCTCTCGGGGAACGTGAACCTCGGGGGGGTCTCCCCGACGCAGTACGTCGCCGACAACGGCGAGGTCTCGATGGCATATGCTGCCCAGTACTACCTCGGGGAGATCGGCTTTTACGTGATCATCGTGGGCGCGCTGTTCTCGATGCTGAGTGCGGCGAACGCAACGGTGTTGGCGGGATCGCGGGTCAAGCTCGCGCTCGCGCGTCGCAACCACCTCCCCGAGCGCTTCGAGGAGCTCCACCCCGAACACGGGACGCCGTACAACTCGGTGTTGCTCACCGGGGGGTTCATCCTCGCGTTCATCGTGATCTTCACCGTTCTCTTCGGCGAGATCCCCGGCGGTGCGGGAGAGAGCTTCGTCCACAGCCTGCTCGGGCTCCCCCTCTTCGGGCTCCATCTCGGGCTCGAAAGCGTCACCGGCGTCGCGAACGTCCTGCTGCTGGCCGGGTTCGCTCTCGTCAACGTCGCCCTCATCGCGTCCCGCCGGCAGTCCCCCGACATCGATCGGGGGTTCACGGTCCCGCTCGTGCCCTACGTACCGGCGCTC
This portion of the Halococcus agarilyticus genome encodes:
- a CDS encoding amino acid permease, which gives rise to MSDAAADEGDVSTELDRNIGLVGALAIGIGTMIAAGIFVLSGLAVSNVGTVAIVSFVIAALIAALTAAAYAEFSSIYFESGGGYMYVSETFDADWTYIMGWTMIVGYPASAAFYLASFSDWFYRFIYPLIGIPQSVPFWIPGIAVLGLLVYINSQGSEESSQFQIAVTAAKILLLALFLYGGLQAFSADVVVDSFYENIGSFVEIASTGALVFITFIGFSAIATNADEIKDPGDTIPKAIYISMGFVTFLYALVVLVIVIGINDQQFLSFLSGNVNLGGVSPTQYVADNGEVSMAYAAQYYLGEIGFYVIIVGALFSMLSAANATVLAGSRVKLALARRNHLPERFEELHPEHGTPYNSVLLTGGFILAFIVIFTVLFGEIPGGAGESFVHSLLGLPLFGLHLGLESVTGVANVLLLAGFALVNVALIASRRQSPDIDRGFTVPLVPYVPALAAILNVLLIASLGLQTVIFGIIAEAIGIAFWFAWKGRAPSTEEIERETPTVVSQRSPSDRDERILVPIANPENVDQLLRTAADIAADRGAEVLAMSVVTIPQQTPLSRGTEYVDEEREVLRRAMGARTDGGTADADLEVDVDAATTENVHGTLEVHDTEVPISATIRISHRVDTAILNTIEQYDTDAVLMGWGSRGSRRREIVFGSVVDTIATEADCDVLVERLGHDATGDLDSVLLPTAGGPHAELIEEIARAVCVATGARAEVLSVASPDDDEDGTDARERVDATAERLREAGVEVDTTVADGDVVDAIVERSGGHDLTVIGSTREGLLQELVFGAIPEKVAREADDTVLVAKRNEGVSSRALHSLRRWLR